TGAAGATGAGAAAAAGCGCTGGCTGAAACGATGCAATGGTGAAAAGCGAACGGCCTACCGTCACACTTGCTTATCCGCGTTGGCCACATTTGTCCAAGGCTTGCCGTACGAAACGCTGGATACCCTATGCGAGGAAGACCGTAGCGCCGCTCGTTACCTAGGAGAATATGACGAGCGCGATTTTGGAATCGCGCGATACATCTCAGGGCATGAAGACGAAGAGATCGTCAGCGAGGCGGACCAGCAATACTTTCCCTTGCAACCCGATTTGCTGGCCGAACGCTTTCTCCTGGATGCGGCCAATCCGCGCAGCCCTGATCCAACAAGCATCGCTTTCGGAAAATGGCTCCGAAAAACTGCCTGGAAAATCGCCCCCAACCAGGCCGCCGCGGTGGTCTACAAGTGCTTTCAAGACTACCCGCTGCAGACGCTCGGAGCGGGACTCTTGCTGCCTCCGATCGAGTCGGTCCCCTCGGACGTACTTGCCCGCCTGATTCGCAATTTGGCCAGCGACATCGGCTATCTCTGCCAAGACAAACCGGCCCCAGAGACCGAATTAGAAATGGTCGCCAAGATTGCGGCGCTGATCGACGCCAAATTGCTGGGCCGCGTTTGGGACGAAGCGACCAACGCCGACGAGAACACCGCCGTCAAAGGTCGCGAATCCGTGCAACATTTAGGAGCGGCCATTCACCAGATGCTGCAAATCGCCGCCAGAGTCCTCGATCCAAGCCTACCGGAGAAAAACGTTGGTCCAGATGGAAAAGTAAAAAAGATCAGCTCCACTTACAATCGAGCTGGCGGTGGAGACTTTTCGAAAGCGAACGGTGATTTAGAACGCAAGCCCTCCGTGTCTAATCATGGAGCCAGCAACGGCGCATCCGTACGGGATGATCGGGGACGAACGAATGCGGCCATACGTGCGATTAAACTTTTGCCACACCTATACGCCCAATGCATCGCAGTGTCGGGCATGCCCTGCTCGAATGAAGATGAGGCCGCCAAACACAACTACTACAGTACAAATGTTTATGTCAAACAATTTCTAACGGCTCTCGATCTTAACCCTAAAAACACCAAGAAAACTTATGCAGAACGAGCAAGAATAGGAGCGTCTCAAGAAGCCATCCTGGAACATGCGATCCTTGCTGCAATTAATGAGATACGCAGCTCGACCTTCACCATACTTAAAGATCCGACGCTTGATCCTAACACGAAGGCGCTGGCGCTCGCTCAATTCTCTGTCGTTGCAATATCGGGATATCGCGAAGCCACTTGCGAATGGGAGCCACACTATCTAGAGATCGTGAATGCGGTCATTAAAGAGAATCTTCGGCAGGGGATTAGCGACTGGGGCGCTAATGGTTTTTTTCGCACACTTCACTCCATCTCGTACTATGAGATCGAGTATCATTCAACACGAAAGACATTAAAAACAACCTCTAATTTACCTGAGCTCTTATGCCAACACGGTTTTGATTACAAACGATTTTCCTATCTGACTTCTGCTTCGATTTACGGCGCCTGGGCAAGTGTCTTTTACGCGTTTTACAATGCGAGCGTGTCTTCTTGCGATGGATTCGAGAAGACATTCGAGAATGCGCTCTGTCAATGTGAAGGCGCTCTTGAAACCCTGGGAGCAAGGGACTCAATACCGTTGTTTTCAAGAGCGGATCTTAGCATCTACATTTGTCTTGCGGCTCGTCGACACACCCCAGATAAAGCAGATGAAGCATGGGACCGTTTAAGAGCTTGGCATGGAAATCAACTTCGTCCGAAACACGAACAAAAGAGCTATAACTATTCTCCTTTGCTGGGCCTGGCGATCAGCGAAGAATTTGCGGATTCTGACAAAGTAGCGGAAGTAGTGCAACACGCTCTCCACCTCGTCTGGCCCGAGTTAGAAAAAGAACAATGTGCTGCAGAAAAACTTGAGTATTGCATTTCTGCTTGGCTGCCCCTAAGCACAAGCCAGTTGGTTGGTGCGTCCGGTGCGATAGCTGCGACAAACCTACTTATTCAATCGATTCAGCACGCAACGTCCGAAATTGATACGCGCGCTTTATGGAAAAAATCGGAAACAATCGCCAGGCTGGGAATTCAGTTCGCCATGCTGGGCAAGTTTGACGCGTGCGAACGGTTTCTGCAACAACTCTGGTCGCCGGAAAAAACGAGGACTGGCTCGGTTCGTCGAATGGCCTCCTATTTGATGATCTCCATCCTGGCCTTGCGACCTGTCCGCCTGTTAACTTCCAGTTTGATCGAAACGATGAAGCAAATTGTTGCGGACAGTGAACAGATTTGGGAAAGCGCTGAGAACGCCAAGGGGCGATCCCGTGCAATAGCTGCGTTCCTTGCTAACCCCGACATCGAATTTGACCCACCGCGACCGATTAACAGCGGATCATCGTCCGACGACTGCGACTTGCCTGCTTCTAATGTGAAAAAAATGGCTGACTCTTTTGAACAATTTGATGCGGACTACCTTCAGGCTCTCAATCAGAGATGCCTTGAACACTTGAAGGCGAACAACATGGATTTCGCCAGGGCGGAGTTTACGCACATGCTCTGCCTGGCCGCCAGGTCGCCCAACTTGGAAGTTTCACAACGCGTTTTCTCCTCCATCAAGAAATCGGAATTGCATCAAGGAGATCCCTTTGCAGCGTACATTTCTTCTTTGGGAGCGAAGGCCGCTACTTGGGACAGCCCAGAATTGAAACCGTATCAGTTCCAATCGAATCATTCACGAGATTCCTATCTGGCGATTCAGGAGGAGACATTCAACGAACATACCGCCTGGAACCTGGAACCGCTCTATCAAACTCAGTGGCAATCTTTAAATATTGACCACGCCGTCGACGCGATTTTGCGGACCGCATCCGCCTTTCAAGGCGCTCCGATCTTCGAAGACTTGTTGAACACCGGCATCCAGGCCGCACGGACAGCGACGCTTTCCTGCTACGAAAACGTCACGATCGTCGAGTTCCTTTGTAATGCAAAATCGGGCGCCGAGAACCAATCTCCCTTCTCACGCCTATTCCTATTCTCCGAAACCGGCGCGATTGACCTAAAAGGAAAGTCCCCCTGCATTCACCATTTGAATGCAACCAGCGAAGCGAAGCTTCAGTTGGACAGCGTTCCTCAGGTACTCGATTATTTGCGATTCTTCTGCGGAGCGGTCCACGGCCAAGAGGGCCCTTTTCATGTGATTGAAACGAGTGAGGACCTCGAGCGATTGCTGCCGTCGGAGTATGGTCACCTGACGATCGATCTTTGGCCGAAGTGCCGGCCCACGATTGCCGAGCGAGCCGCTGGCGACGCCGACACCGAATCCGCCGAGTCATGGCAAGTAAGCACCAACGTTCAGTATGAACACGCCCTCTTTCATGCAGATTTTCGCATCAATGCAAAGACAGGGATGGTCGAAATGTTGGGGGACAATCCGATTGAAACTCAAATCCCGTTTCGCTACTGCATTTTTACCAACACCGGTAGGCGGCGGCTGACAAACGCGAAAGTAGAGTAAACCTGCAGGCCTGCGTCTGCGACTTTATGCCTTGCAAAAGTCTTAGCATTTTGTCAGCATATACGCACAAACAGTCACTCAATACGCCCCTTCCTACCAAAGCGGACCGTTTCGTTGCTGCGCGAGATGGCGCGGCGGCAAGCTGGCCCCAAGGGAACCTCAATAAAAGAACAGCGGTCCGGTCCAACTGGCAAAACCGTAGACCAGGCCGTGTCTGCCGCAGCGCGAAGCCCCCCAATCAACCCTCCGGCAGATTGGGAAATTGGATGCAAAGCGCCCCTGTGGGACAAATGTCGAAATCTGAATGTCGAATGACCTGTTCACCATGCTCAAAAAACGATCGATCCAGTCCTGTCCCACCGATCCAGTCCGGTCCCATCGATCCAGTCCGGTCCCATCGATCCAGTCCGGTCCCATCGATCCAGTCCGGTCCCATCGATCCAGTCCTGTCCCACCGATCCGGTCCTGTCCCACCGATCCGGTCCTGTCCCACCGATCCAGTCCTGTCCCACCGATCCAGTCCTGTCCCACCGATCCAGTCCTGTCCCACCGATCCAGTCCTGTCCCACCGATCCAGTCCTGTCCCACCGATCCAGTCCTGTCCCACCGATCCAGTCCTGTCCCACCGATCCAGTCCTGTCCCACCGATCCAGTCCTGTCCCACCGATCCAGTCCTGTCCCACCGATCCAGTCCTGTCCCACCGATCCAGTCCTGTCCCACCGATCCAGTCCTGTCCCACCGATCCAGTCCTGTCCCACCTTGTCTTGGGGGCTTCGTCAGGCCTAGGGCCTGACCTACCTTCTGGGGCGGGGTCGTAATTGCTCACAGCGGTGAACTTGTTTATCCTGCTAGTTTGGCTTTTCCATCCACAATCCCCGCAAAGAATCCGTAGATCACGCTCATGGGACGAAGTTTCGAGAATCGGAAGCACTCTATCGCCAAGACGGCGGCTCAGAAGACCAAGCTCTATTCCAAGTATGGGAAAATGATCTATGTCGCCGCTAAAACCGGCGTTCCCGACCCAGAGTTGAACGGGTCGCTGAAGAACATGATGGAAAAGGCCAAACGCGAGCAGGTCCCGGCCCACGTGATCGAGAAAGCGATCGAAAAAGCCAAAGGCGCCGGCGGCGAGGATTATTCGGAATCGCGGTACGAAGGTTATGGGCCCGGCGGATGTTCGGTGATTGTCGACTGTCTGACCGACAATCCCAACCGCACCATCACCGACGTACGAAACTGCTTTACCAAGACCGGGTCGAAGCTGGGAACCGCCGGTTCGGTCGGGCATTTATTTGATCACCTGGCGATCTTCTCCTTCAAAGGCGAGGGGCAGGATCAGATTTTGGAAGCGATGCTCGAAGCGGACGTCAACGTCGAGGACGTCGAAGAGGAGAACGGTCAGCTGACCGTATTCGCCGCCGCCAGCGACTATTTCAAAACCAAGCAAGCGTTGCAAGAAACGTTGCCGGATGTCGATTTCGATATCCAAGAAATCGCCTTCGTCCCCCAAGCGCGCACCGAATTGAGCGGCGACGACGTCAAAATGTTCGACAAGTTCATGGATCTGCTGCACGACTGCGAGGACGTCCAAAACGTCTATCACAACGCCCAGCTGCCGGACCAGGAATAGTTTGAGTTGGGGCGTTTACGCGAGTAGTTCCCGAATGATTTGAGCCGGCTGACCGTCGGTCAACGTTTGCTCGCGCTCACCGCGGCGGAAGCTCATCGTCTGATGATCGAGCCCGAGCAGATGGAGGAGCGTCGCGTGGTAGTCGAAATGATTGACCACGCCCTCGACCGCTTTGTGCCCCCACTCGTCGGTCTTGCCGTGAACGTAACCTGAACGAAAGCCGCCGCCGGCGACCCACATGCTGAATCCATGCGTGTTGTGATCACGGCCCGCCTTCGCGCGGCCGGCGTCGTTTTGCACCACCGGCAGACGTCCCATTTCGCCTCCCCAGTGAACGACCGTCGAATCGAGCAGCCCCCGCTGCCTCAGATCGGCGACCAGCGCCGCCGAAGGTTTATCGACCTTCTGACACGCCGCCGGAAGACGCGAGATGATGCTGCCGTGACTATCCCAAAGTTGATTGGCGGTATAGACCTGCACGAAGCGGACGCCGCGTTCGACCAGCCGGCGCGCAATCAAACAACGACTCCCATACTCGGCGGTCTCCTTTTGATCGATGCCGTACATCTTCTTGGTCGCCTCGGTTTCCTGAGAGAGATCTAGAGCGTCGGTAGCGGCCATTTGCATTTTGGCGGCAAGTTCGTAACTAGCCATCCGCGCCTGGAGATCGGAAACGTCGGAGAACTGCTCCAGATGCTTCGCATTCAATTTCTGCAAAAATTCGATCGCTTGCGTCTGCGTTTTTCCCTTCAGATGCGTCGGCGGCGTCAGGTCGAGAATCCGCGGCTCGGTCGGACGAACGACCGTTCCTTGATAGATCGACGGCAACCAACCGTTCGACCAATTTTCGACCCCCAAGACCGGCAATTGACCGGGATCAATCAACGCGACAAACGCCGGCAGATTGTCAGCCGCGCTCCCCAACGCGTAGGTCAACCAACTGCCGAGCGTCGGTCGGCCGGCGGAGATTCGGCCGCTTTGCAGGGCGCGGATCGACTGGCCGTGATTGTTGACGCCGGTCTTCATCGAGCGAATGAGACAGATGTCGTCGGCCACCTTTTGCGTGTGCGGCAGCAGTTCGGAAAGCTCCATACCGCACTGACCGCTGGGTGTAAACTTCCAGGGGGAAGCAAAGACCTTCGAGCTTGCTTGGGCGGCGTTGTCTTGTTTGAGTTCGCCGGGGAACGCCTGACCATCGTACTTCGCCATTTCGGGCTTCGGATCGAACAGGTCGTGATGGCTTGGCCCTCCCTGCATCCATAACGAAATCATCGCTTTGGCTTGAGGAGGCGCGGGTGGAACCTTCGGCGTGGTGTCAAATACCTGCGGCTCTGTCGCCGGTTTCGACTGTTCGGCCGCCAACGCTTCTTGCTGCTGAAACCAGGCGAAGGCCAGCGAACTGACGCTCATCGCGCTGGTCGCGAGAAAGTGCCGACGACTTCCAACTGCGTGGTCGAGTGGAGAATTCATGCTATTCCTGCTTCCTACTGCACATACAGAAATTCGTTGGAGCTAAGCAGCACCTGACATAAAACCGCCAACGCTTCCTCTTCCGCCGATTTTGCCGGCGGCTTGTCACCCTTCGTTTGATAGGCGGGTTGCGACGCTAGACTCTCGGTCAGTTGGTTGACAAACGACTGGGCGCCGGCGAGCTCCGCCGCTTCCAGCGGACGACAATAGATCAGCCGCCACGCGAGTTCAAGCTGCTGCTGTTGCTCGTCGGACCGCTCTTGAATCAGTCGAGCCGCCGTTTGACGAGAACGGTGGATCAGTTGTTCGCTGTTCAACATCAGCAACGATTGGGTTGCGTTGGTCGAAGGACGACGTTGATCGCAATTAGGGCTCATCGCCGGTTGGTCGAAGGTCTCCATCAAGCTGAGGGGACGGCTGCGGCGAACTTGCACATAGATGCTGCGGCGGAGATCCTCTCCCTGCATGTCAATGACTTTTCCAGGGCGCCCAGCGTTCAGATTTTCCTTGCCTACGACGATCCGCCCCACCTTGTCTGGCATGACCGGAATCGGCGGCCCAAACTGCTTGGGATTCAACTCTCCCGAAATCCTTAACAGACTATCGCGAATCACCTCGGCCTCTAAGCGTCGCAAACGAGCTCCGCCGTACCAATGATTATCGGGGTCAAGCTCTTGCAACGCGGGGTTGTTGCGAACCTGTTGTCGCCAGGCGTTCGATGAGAGAATGAGTCGATGCAAATGTTTCATATCCCAGTCGCTCTCGATAAACTCAGCAGCCAGCCAATCGAGCAGTTTGGGGTGCGTCGGCAGTTCTCCCAAGACGCCAAAATCGTTGGGCGTGGTCACAAGCCCGACCCCAAAGTGATGCATCCAAACTCGATTCACAATCGCGCGAGCCGTCAGCGGGTGCTTGGGATCGGTCAGATATTCGGCCAGGGCCAATCGTCTGCCGGTCGTCGGTAAACTGGAAGAACGAACCGGAATCTCCGCTAAACCGGCTGCTTCGCGGACGACCGTTAAACCGGCAGGCTGCAGCTCTTGCTTCGGTTGGGCGTAGTCGCCACGATAAAAGAGACGCGTCGTCGGCACTTGGCCAGGCACTTCGGTCAGTGCGCGAACGAACTGCTGCTTTGGTTTGGCGGCGCGGATCTTGGCCGCTTCTTCCCCCATTTTTTTCAGCTCGTCGGCCGCTTTTTTGTTGTAGAGATAAAGGGAGCCTGCAGTGACGTTGAGATGGGGATACTTTTGAAAGATCCCCTTTTGTTCCGCCGTCCGCTTGGCGGCTGCGGTCGCATGCGCTGCTCTGGCAAGTTCGTGCGATTCGACAGGGACTTTCTCTAACTGTTCGTCGAATGTCGCTTGAATGAACTCGGCTCGCTTTTCGGCGACAGCGGCGTCAATCAACTTGGCCTCCGACTCGATCTCGGCGGCCGCTTTGCGATCTGCTTCCGTATTCAGAGAAACAAGACGCTGGTTGGGGCGCTTCCATTTTTGCCAGTCGAGCGCCGGCTCAAAGATCGCGCGAAAGCGAAAATAGTCAGCATGCGAAATGGGATCGTACCGATGGTCATGGCACTGAGCGCAAGACAGCGTCATCGCCATTAACGAGGAAGAGACGATGTGCACCGTATCTGCGATCGTGTCGTTTCTCGCCAGATTAACGTCGTCGACGGCGCCGCCGGTTCCGTCAGGCGCCATCCGCAAGAAGCCGGTCGCCGACAGCAGCTCGACATCGTCGGGAGAAAGATCGTTGAGCGGAGTGGTGATCAATTCGTCGCCGGCCAATTGTTCTGCAATGAATCGATCAAACGGCTTGTTGTCGTTAAACGCACGAATCACATAGTCGCGATAGCGCCACGCATGCGGGCGTTCGGCGTCGATATCGCTATACCCTTCGCTATCGGCGTAGCCTGCGACATCCAACCAATGCCGTCCCCATCGCTCTCCGTAATGCGGTGACGCGAGCAGTTTGTCGACCAACTTACTCCAATCCGCTTCGCCGCTGTTTGCTGAAAACTCGGCGACCAACTCTGCTTCTGGAGAAAGCCCATGCAGATCCAATGTCAGTCGTCGGACCAGCTTTTCAGGCGTCGCTCGTGGGCTGAAGCGATGGCCATGCCGCTCCAACTTGGCCAGCAAAAATGCATCGATCGGATTGGCCGCATCCTCGGCATGTTGTACCGCAGGAACCGTCGGCCGTTGAATGGGCTGAAAAGACCAGTGAGCTCGCTCCTCGGCGGTGATCAGGTATTCGTCGCCGAGCGTCATTGGCTCTGGTCGCGCGGTTTTGGCGCCGGCCGAAATCCACTGCTTCACAACAGTCAACTCTTCTTGCGAAAGCTGTTTGCTTTCGTCGGGCGGCATCTCGTGAGACTCGAGCCGCTGGTAGAGCAAACTTTCTGCTGGCTGGCCAGCGACAATCGCAGCGCCAGAGTCGCCTCCTTCAAGCATCCAGCGAACCAGCCGCAAGTCGAGACCACCTTCGGCATGCTCTTCTTCGCCGTGACAATGAAAGCAATGCTTCTTGAAGATCCCGCGGACATCCGATTCGAAATGAAGCTCGGCCTGGGCCGAGCAGGTTCCGCAAAGAACAAACAGCAACGCCGTGGCGATTCCACGAGACATCATAGTCACCTGCGTTTACCCGGGCGGGATATTAGGGGAAGGTGCAAACAGAAAATCGGGAGGAATGGTGGCGAGACCCTCAGTATAGTGCCGAGCGTTGCAAGAGTCACCCCGAAAATGAGCTACACACGCCAAGCATTGGGAGCCTCGCCTCTCTCACGACGT
The nucleotide sequence above comes from Blastopirellula sp. J2-11. Encoded proteins:
- a CDS encoding PSD1 and planctomycete cytochrome C domain-containing protein encodes the protein MMSRGIATALLFVLCGTCSAQAELHFESDVRGIFKKHCFHCHGEEEHAEGGLDLRLVRWMLEGGDSGAAIVAGQPAESLLYQRLESHEMPPDESKQLSQEELTVVKQWISAGAKTARPEPMTLGDEYLITAEERAHWSFQPIQRPTVPAVQHAEDAANPIDAFLLAKLERHGHRFSPRATPEKLVRRLTLDLHGLSPEAELVAEFSANSGEADWSKLVDKLLASPHYGERWGRHWLDVAGYADSEGYSDIDAERPHAWRYRDYVIRAFNDNKPFDRFIAEQLAGDELITTPLNDLSPDDVELLSATGFLRMAPDGTGGAVDDVNLARNDTIADTVHIVSSSLMAMTLSCAQCHDHRYDPISHADYFRFRAIFEPALDWQKWKRPNQRLVSLNTEADRKAAAEIESEAKLIDAAVAEKRAEFIQATFDEQLEKVPVESHELARAAHATAAAKRTAEQKGIFQKYPHLNVTAGSLYLYNKKAADELKKMGEEAAKIRAAKPKQQFVRALTEVPGQVPTTRLFYRGDYAQPKQELQPAGLTVVREAAGLAEIPVRSSSLPTTGRRLALAEYLTDPKHPLTARAIVNRVWMHHFGVGLVTTPNDFGVLGELPTHPKLLDWLAAEFIESDWDMKHLHRLILSSNAWRQQVRNNPALQELDPDNHWYGGARLRRLEAEVIRDSLLRISGELNPKQFGPPIPVMPDKVGRIVVGKENLNAGRPGKVIDMQGEDLRRSIYVQVRRSRPLSLMETFDQPAMSPNCDQRRPSTNATQSLLMLNSEQLIHRSRQTAARLIQERSDEQQQQLELAWRLIYCRPLEAAELAGAQSFVNQLTESLASQPAYQTKGDKPPAKSAEEEALAVLCQVLLSSNEFLYVQ
- a CDS encoding DUF1501 domain-containing protein, whose product is MNSPLDHAVGSRRHFLATSAMSVSSLAFAWFQQQEALAAEQSKPATEPQVFDTTPKVPPAPPQAKAMISLWMQGGPSHHDLFDPKPEMAKYDGQAFPGELKQDNAAQASSKVFASPWKFTPSGQCGMELSELLPHTQKVADDICLIRSMKTGVNNHGQSIRALQSGRISAGRPTLGSWLTYALGSAADNLPAFVALIDPGQLPVLGVENWSNGWLPSIYQGTVVRPTEPRILDLTPPTHLKGKTQTQAIEFLQKLNAKHLEQFSDVSDLQARMASYELAAKMQMAATDALDLSQETEATKKMYGIDQKETAEYGSRCLIARRLVERGVRFVQVYTANQLWDSHGSIISRLPAACQKVDKPSAALVADLRQRGLLDSTVVHWGGEMGRLPVVQNDAGRAKAGRDHNTHGFSMWVAGGGFRSGYVHGKTDEWGHKAVEGVVNHFDYHATLLHLLGLDHQTMSFRRGEREQTLTDGQPAQIIRELLA
- a CDS encoding YebC/PmpR family DNA-binding transcriptional regulator; this encodes MGRSFENRKHSIAKTAAQKTKLYSKYGKMIYVAAKTGVPDPELNGSLKNMMEKAKREQVPAHVIEKAIEKAKGAGGEDYSESRYEGYGPGGCSVIVDCLTDNPNRTITDVRNCFTKTGSKLGTAGSVGHLFDHLAIFSFKGEGQDQILEAMLEADVNVEDVEEENGQLTVFAAASDYFKTKQALQETLPDVDFDIQEIAFVPQARTELSGDDVKMFDKFMDLLHDCEDVQNVYHNAQLPDQE